A stretch of the Ostrea edulis chromosome 9, xbOstEdul1.1, whole genome shotgun sequence genome encodes the following:
- the LOC125659456 gene encoding monocarboxylate transporter 9-like isoform X1: MHTSCGIIPPDIMARATHIRPSRVPVDRGWAWVVVLGTFGNMALVVGTLKSFGVLLVELSHRYNAPASVLASSQSLCGWLHLGLAPVSNNLSQRFSYRRVVFFGGALSALGLIAAGFVTEIEWFFVTYGVITGIGFGLAFGPTTVFPGLYLDKKLPLGLGLSAAGSGLGSFIFPNLMRYLMDEYSVSGCLLVMGGIVLHVCFFALLLRPLSYWETGNDITIEKHYTENKDKWTSDVEMQIQDEESKKLLTVKKGSLNDIWKTGTDSGSITKPGLSRTQSLTWFSNVINKQQMTSSYSDNSVYFEKKKVDLKFSKKNSRQRVEAVEDLLKPPNPSFINWKMLTDPLFILVTIGVFLAIFAHHIVFNFIPPLADEFGFTESEGALCVSIVGLTDLIGRASSGVIGNTFFTRRIKLYIICLLVFATCTMIVIHITNVYIFIVFCCLIGLSTGGYVGVKLSMIADELGKENLPTAWGYIAFFSSFSILINPVISGKFTINNVLSDEVIMNNLTSGKFTINVLSGESTINNVLSGAIKDSSGSWVNAFRMSSVSGFLSAAVLFTVPYVRKCLEKKRQRS; the protein is encoded by the exons GAACTTTTGGAAATATGGCCCTTGTCGTAGGAACGCTGAAGTCCTTCGGGGTGCTTCTGGTAGAGCTGTCACACAGATACAACGCTCCTGCAAGTGTGTTGGCTTCTTCACAATCTCTCTGTGGATGGCTGCATTTAGGACTTG CCCCAGTATCGAATAACCTCAGTCAGCGGTTCAGTTACCGCCGAGTGGTGTTTTTTGGTGGCGCTTTGTCAGCTCTAGGACTGATCGCCGCAGGATTTGTAACGGAGATTGAGTGGTTCTTTGTGACATATGGAGTCATTACAG GCATTGGGTTCGGTCTCGCCTTTGGACCCACCACGGTGTTTCCGGGTCTTTATCTTGACAAGAAGCTGCCATTGGGCCTTGGACTTAGTGCTGCAGGGTCGGGTTTGGGATCCTTCATATTCCCAAACCTGATGAGATATCTCATGGATGAATATTCTGTGTCTGGTTGTTTGCTTGTTATGGGAGGGATAGTGTTACACGTTTGTTTTTTCGCCCTTCTCTTACGACCTTTATCATACTGGGAAACAGGCAATGATATAACCATAGAAAAACACTATactgaaaataaagataaatggACAAGTGATGTAGAGATGCAAATTCAAGATGAGGAAAGCAAAAAATTACTAACAGTGAAGAAGggaagtttgaatgatatatgGAAAACAGGGACGGATTCTGGATCCATTACTAAACCAGGGCTCTCTCGAACACAATCGTTAACGTGGTTTTCAAATGTTATCAATAAGCAGCAAATGACATCTTCTTACAGTGACAACAGTGTATATTTCGAGAAGAAAAAAGTTGAtctgaagttttcaaaaaaaaattctagacaAAGGGTAGAAGCTGTTGAAGATCTGCTGAAGCCGCCAAATCCTTCTTTCATTAACTGGAAGATGCTTACTGACCCTTTGTTCATTCTAGTCACTATTGGTGTTTTCTTAGCCATTTTTGCTCATCACATCGTATTTAATTTCATTCCTCCTCTTGCAGACGAATTTGGGTTCACTGAATCCGAAGGAGCGCTATGTGTCTCGATCGTTGGATTAACGGATCTGATTGGCAGGGCTTCCAGTGGCGTCATAGGCAATACGTTCTTTACTCGACGAATCAAGCTTTACATCATTTGCCTTCTAGTGTTCGCCACGTGCACCATGATAGTGATTCATATCacaaatgtttacatttttattgtattctGCTGCTTGATTGGACTATCTACCGGGGGTTATGTCGGGGTCAAACTTTCGATGATCGCGGACGAACTGGGAAAAGAAAACTTGCCAACAGCCTGGGGATATATCGCTTTCTTTTCTTCCTTTTCCATCTTAATAAACCCCGTGATCTCAGGGAAATTCACGATAAACAACGTGCTTTCAGATGAAGTCATAATGAATAACCTGACCTCGGGTAAATTCACTATAAACGTGCTTTCAGGTGAATCCACAATAAACAACGTGCTCTCAG GTGCAATCAAAGATTCTTCTGGATCGTGGGTGAACGCATTCCGAATGTCCTCTGTTTCTGGATTTCTAAGTGCAGCGGTTCTCTTTACAGTACCGTACGTCCGAAAATGTTTAGAGAAGAAACGACAAAGGTCTTAA
- the LOC125659456 gene encoding monocarboxylate transporter 9-like isoform X2 has translation MALVVGTLKSFGVLLVELSHRYNAPASVLASSQSLCGWLHLGLAPVSNNLSQRFSYRRVVFFGGALSALGLIAAGFVTEIEWFFVTYGVITGIGFGLAFGPTTVFPGLYLDKKLPLGLGLSAAGSGLGSFIFPNLMRYLMDEYSVSGCLLVMGGIVLHVCFFALLLRPLSYWETGNDITIEKHYTENKDKWTSDVEMQIQDEESKKLLTVKKGSLNDIWKTGTDSGSITKPGLSRTQSLTWFSNVINKQQMTSSYSDNSVYFEKKKVDLKFSKKNSRQRVEAVEDLLKPPNPSFINWKMLTDPLFILVTIGVFLAIFAHHIVFNFIPPLADEFGFTESEGALCVSIVGLTDLIGRASSGVIGNTFFTRRIKLYIICLLVFATCTMIVIHITNVYIFIVFCCLIGLSTGGYVGVKLSMIADELGKENLPTAWGYIAFFSSFSILINPVISGKFTINNVLSDEVIMNNLTSGKFTINVLSGESTINNVLSGAIKDSSGSWVNAFRMSSVSGFLSAAVLFTVPYVRKCLEKKRQRS, from the exons ATGGCCCTTGTCGTAGGAACGCTGAAGTCCTTCGGGGTGCTTCTGGTAGAGCTGTCACACAGATACAACGCTCCTGCAAGTGTGTTGGCTTCTTCACAATCTCTCTGTGGATGGCTGCATTTAGGACTTG CCCCAGTATCGAATAACCTCAGTCAGCGGTTCAGTTACCGCCGAGTGGTGTTTTTTGGTGGCGCTTTGTCAGCTCTAGGACTGATCGCCGCAGGATTTGTAACGGAGATTGAGTGGTTCTTTGTGACATATGGAGTCATTACAG GCATTGGGTTCGGTCTCGCCTTTGGACCCACCACGGTGTTTCCGGGTCTTTATCTTGACAAGAAGCTGCCATTGGGCCTTGGACTTAGTGCTGCAGGGTCGGGTTTGGGATCCTTCATATTCCCAAACCTGATGAGATATCTCATGGATGAATATTCTGTGTCTGGTTGTTTGCTTGTTATGGGAGGGATAGTGTTACACGTTTGTTTTTTCGCCCTTCTCTTACGACCTTTATCATACTGGGAAACAGGCAATGATATAACCATAGAAAAACACTATactgaaaataaagataaatggACAAGTGATGTAGAGATGCAAATTCAAGATGAGGAAAGCAAAAAATTACTAACAGTGAAGAAGggaagtttgaatgatatatgGAAAACAGGGACGGATTCTGGATCCATTACTAAACCAGGGCTCTCTCGAACACAATCGTTAACGTGGTTTTCAAATGTTATCAATAAGCAGCAAATGACATCTTCTTACAGTGACAACAGTGTATATTTCGAGAAGAAAAAAGTTGAtctgaagttttcaaaaaaaaattctagacaAAGGGTAGAAGCTGTTGAAGATCTGCTGAAGCCGCCAAATCCTTCTTTCATTAACTGGAAGATGCTTACTGACCCTTTGTTCATTCTAGTCACTATTGGTGTTTTCTTAGCCATTTTTGCTCATCACATCGTATTTAATTTCATTCCTCCTCTTGCAGACGAATTTGGGTTCACTGAATCCGAAGGAGCGCTATGTGTCTCGATCGTTGGATTAACGGATCTGATTGGCAGGGCTTCCAGTGGCGTCATAGGCAATACGTTCTTTACTCGACGAATCAAGCTTTACATCATTTGCCTTCTAGTGTTCGCCACGTGCACCATGATAGTGATTCATATCacaaatgtttacatttttattgtattctGCTGCTTGATTGGACTATCTACCGGGGGTTATGTCGGGGTCAAACTTTCGATGATCGCGGACGAACTGGGAAAAGAAAACTTGCCAACAGCCTGGGGATATATCGCTTTCTTTTCTTCCTTTTCCATCTTAATAAACCCCGTGATCTCAGGGAAATTCACGATAAACAACGTGCTTTCAGATGAAGTCATAATGAATAACCTGACCTCGGGTAAATTCACTATAAACGTGCTTTCAGGTGAATCCACAATAAACAACGTGCTCTCAG GTGCAATCAAAGATTCTTCTGGATCGTGGGTGAACGCATTCCGAATGTCCTCTGTTTCTGGATTTCTAAGTGCAGCGGTTCTCTTTACAGTACCGTACGTCCGAAAATGTTTAGAGAAGAAACGACAAAGGTCTTAA
- the LOC125659698 gene encoding dentin sialophosphoprotein-like, whose protein sequence is MSDDMSRDRNKQTQYPSDELSSSSSSDEEHDDVNDDSESDVTVDQSEDLDSSSETSEDDEILREVNRSSSSDDDDDEADDYANDFYEMRKDVYKVTDPDNKQYPFERMAYKEISQNVPKYPGATQDKVCSNNDDDDSDDSDDDSESGDSHGISTAEKEGFADLCKGITLVNNREGGKSSNDKENSAHSNEDPESEIKSYVKMIDATTNTDVIKGKLTISKVDIGEFVEIHQDSQDKLSPRTYDTDNIESIQKLNSQSKDFTHDKKLVDFEPEIFLQDETQQRELLVSGPSSLPADKELNEAVPIAMQQLPTEYVETDLLTDVILVSRDSYIHNGKDTQTDMSSKHPSIHNSSVDTQTDMSSWHLSIHNSSVDTQTDMSSWHLSIHNSSVDTQTEGLSLPKATALLLKYEQKYSQTDAGNCDMSSQRPTRTISTQSDVPMTLFHDLLKEMDCQKKENEFDKEDPHASSTTAPIENIHMEIRNGKQIQCERTEIKDRSRHVAAQSKWKKDMPREKIISDEKINAKIEVPKNNSINQALPTTCKRGKLTRNLRRARGLLSRGMKLTTADFPASTGQGKAVSQAQYRVLSQTKVKVDFAAASSVVIVIQIEVFVGACIDSNCLLLVVYRDRALTEQLTNMSSESESTDTESEEENEEKEDTDEEDNSSESEESKSSEEENDEESDDDSSSDESEEGRKPSKVITEEKESQTEFKFDSFGNDSTKPEYKDISCGSEIVTNSQESQTDNAVPVLPAPVDLHVRNMESMTDVQLGPSESYVPFPKPEQKDSTTWTDVSISNREVQTDEILFPSPKSASEVINSEIDRVPSSLNKEESPLLTNVHVSPIKNSGQDRGVQADIALKSRRVRTQTKVKRHDVQTLTSGLIKRVNMQTYTSGLVSKSDHSTNTVDMKNTVNIKMKNRKTQTEDYISGTINEKHGEENGTSTNTSQKSYRVPNLTDVSPESAASHRASGGKQVERKIQKSNTKEPCQPRDKIQYKRSESISKQNSGDGEEEKKQRNKAFKQDSGSEEEEKQTVKPSEQDPGSGKEKKKTDKEKENFHRRRRRRRELYFLPIRHPSSDSKSSNQKRSRKRPKSSGSLPKRKSMEHRNARPLSCAQYRMLYHHRWAEIPF, encoded by the exons ATGTCGGACGATATGTCTCGAGACCGGAATAAGCAGACTCAATACCCCTCCGATGAGCTGTCGAGTTCTAGTAGTTCTGACGAAGAGCACGATGATGTGAACGATGACAGTGAAAGCGATGTAACTGTAGATCAATCCGAGGATCTCGATAGCTCTAGTGAAACAAGTGAAGATGACGAAATCCTGAGGGAGGTAAACAGATCCTCCAGCAGCGATGATGATGACGACGAAGCCGATGATTATGCAAATGACTTTTATGAAATGAGAAAGGATGTCTATAAAGTAACGGATCCGGATAACAAACAATATCCGTTTGAAAGAATGGCGTATAAAGAGATCTCGCAGAATGTTCCAAAATATCCTGGTGCAACACAAGACAAGGTCTGTAGTAATAATGACGATGATGACTCAGATGATAGTGACGATGACTCAGAGTCTGGGGATAGCCATGGTATCTCAACAGCTGAAAAAGAAGGATTCGCTGACCTGTGTAAAGGGATCACTCTGGTTAATAACAGAGAAGGGGGTAAAAGCAGTAACGATAAGGAAAACTCAGCTCATAGCAACGAGGACCCAGAGTCCGAGATTAAAAGTTACGTCAAAATGATAGACGCCACTACTAACACAGACGTTATCAAAGGAAAATTGACCATCTCAAAAGTCGATATAGGAGAATTTGTTGAAATACATCAAGATAGTCAAGACAAATTATCTCCCAGAACTTATGACACAGATAACATCGAAAGCATCCAAAAACTCAACTCCCAAAGTAAAGATTTTACACATGACAAAAAATTGGTAGATTTTGAACCAGAAATCTTTTTACAAGATGAAACTCAACAACGGGAGCTTCTTGTCTCTGGTCCGTCAAGTCTTCCTGCGGATAAAGAATTAAACGAAGCAGTCCCTATTGCGATGCAACAACTACCCACAGAATATGTCGAAACAGATTTACTAACCGATGTGATACTAGTGTCACGTGATTCTTATATTCATAATGGTAAGGATACGCAAACGGATATGTCGTCAAAGCATCCATCAATTCACAACTCTTCTGTAGATACGCAAACGGATATGTCGTCATGGCATCTGTCAATTCACAACTCTTCTGTAGATACGCAAACGGATATGTCGTCATGGCATCTGTCAATTCACAACTCTTCTGTAGATACGCAAACGGAAGGTTTGTCTTTGCCTAAAGCCACAGCATTGCTCCTAAAATACGAGCAGAAGTATTCACAAACGGATGCAGGTAATTGCGACATGTCAAGTCAACGTCCCACAAGGACGATTTCAACACAGTCTGATGTTCCTATGACTCTGTTTCATGACCTGCTTAAAGAAATGGATTGTCAGAAGAAAGAAAACGAATTCGACAAAGAAGACCCACACGCTTCCTCTACAACGGCTCCCATTGAAAACATTCACATGGAGATCCGAAACGGTAAGCAAATTCAGTGTGAGAGAACAGAGATCAAGGACAGATCTAGACACGTAGCAGCTCAGTCGAAATGGAAGAAGGATATGCCAAGGGAAAAAATAATATCAGATGAGAAAATTAATGCTAAAATAGAAGTACCGAAAAACAACAGTATCAATCAAGCACTTCCAACCACTTGCAAGAGAGGGAAACTGACAAGAAATCTGAGAAGAGCCCGAGGACTATTATCACGAGGTATGAAATTAACAACTGCAGATTTTCCGGCGTCTACAGGACAGGGGAAAGCCGTGTCGCAGGCACAGTATCGCGTATTGTCTC AGACCAAAGTGAAAGTAGACTTCGCAGCAGCTTCTTCCGTTGTTATCGTCATACAG ATCGAGGTTTTCGTTGGTGCATGTATTGATAGTAACTGTCTTCTACTCGTTGTATACAGAGATCGGGCGTTAACAGAACAGCTTACGAATATGTCTTCAGAGTCGGAGTCAACGGATACAGAATCTGAAGAGGAGAACGAGGAAAAGGAAGATACTGATGAAGAAGACAATTCTAGTGAAAGTGAAGAAAGCAAAAGTTCTGAGGAAGAAAATGACGAAGAAAGTGACGATGATTCTTCGTCTGACGAAAGTGAAGAAGGTAGAAAGCCGTCGAAAGTGATCACTGAAGAAAAAGAATCTCAAACAGAATTCAAATTTGATTCATTTGGTAACGATTCAACGAAACCAGAATATAAGGACATTAGCTGCGGGAGTGAAATCGTTACCAACAGCCAGGAATCCCAAACGGATAATGCCGTTCCAGTATTGCCTGCTCCGGTGGACCTACATGTAAGGAACATGGAATCAATGACAGATGTACAACTGGGTCCCAGTGAGAGTTATGTACCCTTTCCTAAGCCTGAGCAGAAGGACTCTACCACATGGACGGATGTATCTATAAGTAATAGGGAAGTACAGACGGACGAGATCTTGTTTCCGTCTCCAAAGTCTGCTTCAGAAGTGATAAACTCCGAAATTGATCGAGTGCCGAGTTCTTTGAATAAAGAAGAATCTCctctgttaacaaatgtacatgtatcaccaATCAAGAACTCTGGACAAGATCGAGGGGTGCAGGCGGACATCGCCTTGAAATCAAGAAGAGTAAGAACGCAGACGAAAGTGAAACGTCATGACGTCCAAACTCTAACGAGCGGACTAATAAAGCGAGTAAATATGCAAACTTATACATCCGGGCTTGTGTCAAAATCAGATCACAGTACCAATACCGTGGACATGAAAAACACagtgaacataaaaatgaagaACAGAAAGACTCAAACCGAAGATTACATCTCAGGGACAATCAACGAGAAACACGGAGAGGAGAATGGAACATCAACAAACACATCACAGAAATCTTATAGAGTTCCGAATCTGACAGACGTCTCTCCCGAATCTGCCGCTTCTCATCGTGCGTCCGGGGGCAAACAAGTGGAAcgtaaaatacaaaaatcaaaTACGAAAGAACCCTGTCAACCGCGTGATAAAATACAGTATAAGAGATCGGAATCTATATCTAAACAGAATTCTGGAGACGGAGAAGAGGAGAAGAAGCAAAGAAATAAAGCATTTAAACAGGATTCAGGGAGCGAGGAGGAAGAAAAGCAAACAGTTAAACCATCTGAACAGGATCCAGGGAGTGGGAAGGAGAAGAAGAAGACAGATAAAGAAAAGGAAAACTTTCACAGGCGTAGGCGCAGGAGAAGGGAATTGTATTTTTTGCCTATACGACATCCGTCATCAGATTCAAAATCTTCCAATCAGAAACGATCAAGAAAGCGCCCAAAATCATCCGGATCACTGCCAAAAAGGAAGAGTATGGAACACAGAAATGCCCGGCCCTTGTCATGCGCACAATACAGAATGTTGTATCATCATCGCTGGGCAGAAATTCCCTTCTAG